A genomic segment from Nitratiruptor sp. YY08-10 encodes:
- a CDS encoding SBBP repeat-containing protein, translating to MTQLPTLTVFNGQVPDKTTMDKDTFANSVHIYLNYFNDSFVPETNTLVNNMNTLSGEVQTAANNAEASAQNAATSEANAANSELKAYKWAEEAEDVEVETGKYSAKHWAIKAQAAVATLPEGTIDDLLVATDKTWSSQKISDEFFARGEVAKPSIIVPADGAIDFSGTIESSAFATKENFIGTQDFVEWQLATDSGFTTLVDSYAGSSNLTSWTPNYGSNPSTTMYVRVRHGSDNHISEWSDVVSFMTPANTAPTINSVTWSNSTIYDNNTYDVTIDATDPDGDVLTYSVTADDANVTITQDATIPNVFHVTFPDYTADTIVNFTYTVDDGNGGSDSLTEGVTVTNNYNIMATIDSGDNDYLYDISTDANGNVFVCGWVTSGNQYDCYIAKLDNKLNLLSQYTIDSGTGSDMVTGISVDANGNVFVCGYSNDGTTYNYYIAKFDNDLNLISQYTIDSGDSDYLYSISTDANGNVFVCGYSSTATTSVCYIAKFDNDLNLISQYTIDSGNADYGRWISVDANGNVFVCGYSNDGTTYNHYIAKLDNDLNLISQYTIDGGNDDYSFRMSIDGNGNVFVCGHSYDGTTYNAYIAKFDNDLNLISQYTIDSGTGTDTFISIDINSNGNVFVAGYSDDGTTYNAYIVKFDNDLNLISQYTIDSGDADYLYGISTDANGNVFVCGKSNDGTTYNHYVSKFINDLNIPSGTYSITVGSITFTLTDVAFTPTAQTWTPTAQTWSPTAQTWSPTAQTWSPTAQTWTVSTGTF from the coding sequence ATGACACAATTGCCGACACTGACCGTGTTTAACGGGCAGGTACCAGACAAAACAACGATGGATAAGGACACGTTCGCAAATAGTGTTCATATCTATCTCAACTATTTCAACGACAGCTTCGTGCCTGAGACAAACACACTTGTAAACAACATGAATACATTAAGTGGAGAAGTTCAAACAGCCGCAAACAATGCGGAAGCAAGCGCGCAAAATGCCGCAACGAGCGAGGCGAATGCTGCTAACAGTGAGCTAAAAGCGTACAAATGGGCTGAAGAAGCTGAAGATGTAGAAGTTGAAACGGGAAAATATAGCGCAAAGCACTGGGCAATAAAAGCCCAAGCAGCGGTTGCAACACTACCTGAAGGGACGATCGACGATCTACTTGTAGCTACTGATAAAACATGGAGCTCACAAAAGATTAGCGACGAGTTTTTTGCAAGAGGTGAAGTAGCGAAACCATCAATAATAGTTCCAGCGGATGGTGCAATAGACTTCAGCGGAACAATAGAATCGTCGGCTTTTGCCACAAAAGAAAACTTCATTGGAACTCAAGACTTTGTTGAATGGCAACTTGCAACAGATAGTGGATTTACAACTTTGGTTGACAGTTACGCCGGATCGTCAAATCTCACATCATGGACTCCGAACTATGGAAGCAACCCATCGACCACAATGTATGTAAGAGTTAGGCATGGCAGTGACAATCATATTTCAGAATGGAGCGATGTAGTTAGCTTCATGACACCAGCAAATACTGCGCCAACGATAAATTCAGTCACATGGTCAAACAGTACCATATACGACAACAATACATACGATGTGACTATTGATGCAACAGACCCAGATGGTGATGTGCTGACATACAGCGTTACAGCGGATGACGCTAATGTGACGATTACTCAAGATGCAACTATCCCGAATGTTTTTCATGTAACTTTTCCAGATTACACAGCAGACACAATAGTAAATTTTACATACACGGTGGATGATGGAAATGGTGGTTCTGACAGTCTCACAGAAGGAGTAACTGTTACAAATAATTACAATATTATGGCAACGATTGATAGTGGAGATAATGATTATTTGTATGATATATCTACAGATGCAAATGGAAACGTGTTTGTATGTGGATGGGTTACATCTGGAAATCAGTATGATTGTTATATAGCAAAATTGGACAACAAACTAAATCTATTATCTCAATATACAATAGATAGTGGCACAGGCAGTGATATGGTCACAGGTATTTCAGTGGATGCAAACGGAAATGTATTTGTGTGCGGATATAGTAATGATGGAACTACGTACAACTACTATATAGCAAAGTTTGACAATGACTTAAACTTGATATCTCAATATACGATTGATAGTGGAGATAGTGATTATTTGTATAGTATATCTACAGATGCAAATGGAAATGTGTTTGTGTGTGGATATAGCAGTACTGCAACCACTTCTGTTTGCTATATAGCAAAGTTTGACAATGATTTGAACCTGATATCGCAATATACGATTGATAGTGGAAACGCTGATTATGGCAGGTGGATTTCAGTAGATGCAAATGGAAACGTGTTTGTATGTGGATATAGCAATGATGGGACTACATACAACCACTACATAGCAAAGCTCGATAATGATTTAAATTTGATATCGCAATATACAATAGATGGTGGAAATGATGATTATTCATTCCGAATGTCTATTGACGGCAATGGAAATGTATTTGTATGCGGACATAGCTACGATGGAACTACATATAATGCTTACATAGCAAAGTTTGACAATGATTTGAACCTGATATCGCAATATACGATTGATAGTGGTACTGGTACTGATACTTTTATTTCAATTGATATAAATTCAAACGGAAACGTGTTTGTTGCTGGGTACAGTGACGATGGGACTACATATAATGCTTACATAGTAAAGTTCGATAATGATCTAAACCTGATATCGCAATATACAATAGATAGTGGAGATGCCGATTATTTATATGGTATATCTACAGATGCAAATGGAAATGTGTTTGTATGTGGTAAATCAAATGATGGAACTACATATAATCATTATGTTTCAAAGTTTATTAATGATCTAAATATCCCTTCTGGAACATACTCGATAACTGTTGGATCGATAACTTTTACATTAACTGATGTTGCCTTCACACCTACTGCACAAACTTGGACACCTACTGCTCAAACATGGTCGCCTACTGCTCAAACATGGTCGCCTACTGCTCAAACATGGTCGCCTACTGCTCAAACATGGACAGTATCAACGGGAACATTCTAA